The genomic interval ACTCAGGTCTGTTACTACCCCAAGTAGCGACGGAATACAAGTGGGATAGAAAACAATTTCTCGAGGAAACGTGCTACAAAGCTGGACTCGATCCCGATGCGTGGAAGGATGAGGAAACAAAAATATATATATTTGAGGCAGAGATTTTTGGCGAAGAATGAGACATGGGATGATTTTCACTGTATCGCATTTTTAAGGGTTACGGTGGAAAGGGGGTATCCCGTGAGAGTGCCGACACTTAGATGGGCATTATTTGATATATAATTAACCTTTTAAAAATTTATTGACA from Syntrophales bacterium carries:
- a CDS encoding AMMECR1 family protein; protein product: EIVSIEISVLSELKRIRDVQEIVVGTHGIYIVRGFHSGLLLPQVATEYKWDRKQFLEETCYKAGLDPDAWKDEETKIYIFEAEIFGEE